The proteins below are encoded in one region of Sedimentibacter sp. zth1:
- the flgK gene encoding flagellar hook-associated protein FlgK, with product MLRSTFSGFQVANRGLSSSQRLLDITAQNITNINTEGYTRQRLDLYSIAYSSGSSQFSALYGGIGRGVGDSGASQIRDPFLDIRYRSEAAKVGEQDIMKDALKDLTAIFDEVTTDGLDAQFSDLIKQLHALSATPSDPVIEGVVKTSATMVSQLLNHYSSQIETVKDQQISYLEKDSMSKVNNLLSAIGELNDQIKQQNVHGDKALELNDKRNSLIDELSTYMNIDLIREKENIGNDQDVEVLTIVSNDITDAAGNKLQLVNQSKAAKLNVDSTDKNNIVVSIETSIDANFSDGDDITSSLKKGELAGYLNFLNNKAEFTDGAYSTENRGIQFYEGMLDGVAREFTKMFNDANEYPAGTKKDLFEADGGGEITAANIKISDAWKNANDCYITNTKQPAAGDDNKGANDNILTMIALFDKKISFNSKIDGTGNFVFSGTIQEGFSHAASTLDLQINHAQDLYKSYGETLITIDTSRASISGVSMDEEGINLLHYNKSYSAAARLMTTLDDALSTLINNTGRVGL from the coding sequence ATGTTAAGATCTACTTTTTCAGGATTTCAAGTAGCAAACCGAGGTTTAAGTTCGAGCCAACGTTTATTAGATATAACAGCTCAAAACATAACTAACATTAATACAGAGGGTTATACAAGACAAAGATTAGATTTATATTCTATTGCATATAGCTCAGGGTCATCTCAATTTTCAGCGCTTTATGGAGGAATTGGTAGAGGAGTTGGAGATTCAGGTGCATCACAAATTAGAGACCCATTTTTAGATATCAGATATAGAAGCGAAGCTGCTAAGGTTGGCGAACAAGATATTATGAAAGATGCCTTAAAAGATTTAACCGCTATATTTGATGAGGTAACTACAGATGGGTTAGACGCACAATTTTCAGATTTAATTAAGCAATTACATGCTTTAAGTGCAACCCCATCTGATCCGGTTATAGAAGGTGTAGTTAAAACATCTGCAACAATGGTTTCTCAATTGTTAAATCACTATTCGTCGCAAATTGAAACAGTTAAAGATCAACAAATAAGTTATTTAGAAAAAGATTCAATGAGTAAGGTAAACAATCTTTTATCTGCTATTGGTGAATTAAATGACCAAATTAAACAGCAAAATGTGCATGGTGATAAGGCACTTGAGTTAAATGATAAAAGGAACTCTCTAATTGATGAATTATCTACATATATGAATATTGATTTGATAAGAGAAAAAGAGAATATCGGGAATGATCAAGATGTTGAAGTTCTTACAATTGTGTCCAATGATATAACAGACGCAGCAGGAAATAAACTTCAATTAGTAAATCAATCTAAAGCAGCAAAGCTTAATGTAGATTCTACTGATAAAAATAACATTGTAGTTTCAATAGAAACATCAATAGATGCTAATTTTAGTGATGGTGATGACATAACATCAAGCTTAAAAAAAGGTGAACTTGCTGGATACTTGAATTTCTTAAATAATAAGGCTGAATTTACAGATGGAGCATATTCAACTGAGAATAGAGGTATTCAATTTTATGAAGGTATGCTAGATGGCGTAGCAAGAGAATTTACTAAAATGTTCAATGATGCCAATGAGTATCCTGCTGGAACTAAAAAAGACCTTTTTGAAGCAGACGGTGGTGGAGAAATAACAGCTGCAAATATTAAAATTTCAGATGCTTGGAAAAATGCAAATGATTGCTACATAACCAATACAAAACAGCCAGCTGCTGGTGATGACAATAAAGGTGCAAATGACAATATATTAACTATGATTGCTTTGTTTGATAAAAAAATCAGTTTTAATAGTAAAATAGATGGAACAGGTAATTTTGTATTTAGCGGCACAATTCAAGAGGGATTTTCACATGCGGCTTCAACTTTGGATTTACAAATTAATCATGCACAAGATTTATATAAAAGCTATGGAGAAACTCTTATAACAATAGATACAAGTAGAGCATCTATATCTGGAGTATCAATGGATGAGGAGGGTATTAATCTATTACACTACAATAAGTCATACAGCGCAGCTGCTAGACTTATGACAACATTAGATGATGCACTTAGTACATTAATAAATAATACGGGTAGAGTAGGATTATAG
- the flgL gene encoding flagellar hook-associated protein FlgL, with protein sequence MRVTNKMITSRYSRDLNKSLSDLNTLSQKVETGRKFQTGAEDPIGAVKAYRLRREYYKNKNYDTNLKEADSTLTSAEGNLMQLNKNLQAIHTSCLKGINGTMTLDEREIISNELKNIQHSIVTTLNSEFNDKYLFSGNSMSTPPFSVSNDNHLLYKGVDVSIADQNATAGSDEKKAYDALVELSKENVYLDIGLSLKVNPDSSIDKNSVFDIGIPGINILGFGKDSTTGISKNVYDTITSICDELEDSNFSMNSISPYLDTFNDQKNDILKEITSIGSKSQYIDFLKSRTENNNINLNSKMFEVECVDPAEAIMDWKMQEYSYNAALQMGMKVIQPSFLDFMR encoded by the coding sequence ATGAGAGTCACCAATAAAATGATAACAAGTAGATATAGTAGAGATTTGAATAAAAGTTTATCAGATCTTAATACTCTAAGTCAAAAGGTTGAAACAGGAAGAAAATTTCAAACGGGAGCAGAAGATCCCATAGGGGCAGTAAAAGCGTATAGACTTAGAAGAGAGTATTATAAAAATAAAAATTATGATACTAACTTAAAAGAAGCTGATTCTACTTTAACATCTGCAGAAGGTAATCTAATGCAGCTTAATAAAAATCTACAAGCTATTCATACAAGTTGCTTAAAAGGTATAAATGGAACTATGACACTTGATGAAAGAGAAATAATATCAAATGAATTAAAAAACATACAGCATTCAATTGTAACTACATTAAATTCTGAATTTAATGACAAATATTTATTTAGTGGTAACAGTATGAGTACACCACCGTTTTCAGTAAGTAATGATAATCATCTTCTTTACAAAGGTGTTGATGTTTCAATAGCTGACCAAAATGCAACTGCTGGTAGCGATGAGAAAAAGGCATATGATGCGTTGGTAGAATTATCAAAAGAAAATGTATATTTAGATATCGGGCTATCGTTAAAAGTAAATCCTGATAGTTCAATAGATAAAAACAGTGTATTTGATATTGGAATACCTGGAATAAATATATTAGGATTTGGTAAAGATTCAACAACTGGTATAAGCAAAAACGTATATGATACAATAACCAGTATTTGTGATGAGCTAGAAGATTCAAACTTCTCTATGAATTCTATAAGCCCATACTTAGATACATTTAATGACCAAAAAAATGATATATTAAAAGAAATAACATCAATAGGTTCAAAGTCACAGTATATAGATTTTCTAAAATCTAGAACTGAAAACAACAATATAAACTTAAATAGCAAAATGTTTGAGGTGGAATGTGTAGATCCTGCCGAAGCAATAATGGATTGGAAAATGCAAGAGTATTCATATAATGCAGCTTTGCAAATGGGTATGAAAGTAATTCAGCCAAGTTTTCTTGACTTTATGAGATAA
- a CDS encoding DUF6470 family protein, giving the protein MLEPLIEIRSIPMSIEYKIRNATIELASGDANLEINRDKNGLQIKMQPAKINIDTFNARNSMETKSPLLSIEKFAKDGIKAGYEATADFAKEGEMLMDIYLDNDVFAKIASERLKSDVQFNLGFTPSEPVELDYQEGDLSIKYEMDRLNFDWKMSRPELEFTPGDIELLIKEYARVELEYIGSPLYVPPSANPDYEPKFINTKA; this is encoded by the coding sequence ATGTTGGAACCTTTAATAGAAATTAGAAGTATTCCGATGAGCATTGAGTATAAAATTCGTAATGCTACAATTGAATTAGCGTCTGGAGATGCAAATTTAGAGATTAATAGAGATAAAAATGGGTTGCAAATAAAAATGCAACCAGCTAAAATTAATATTGATACATTTAATGCAAGAAATTCTATGGAAACTAAATCTCCTTTGCTTTCTATAGAAAAGTTTGCAAAAGATGGTATAAAAGCTGGATATGAGGCTACAGCTGATTTTGCAAAAGAGGGAGAAATGCTTATGGACATATACTTAGACAATGATGTTTTTGCTAAAATAGCTAGTGAAAGATTAAAAAGTGATGTGCAGTTTAATTTAGGTTTTACACCAAGTGAACCAGTAGAACTAGATTATCAAGAAGGTGATTTATCTATTAAATACGAAATGGATAGACTAAATTTTGATTGGAAAATGAGCAGACCAGAATTAGAGTTTACACCTGGTGATATAGAACTTTTAATAAAAGAGTATGCTAGAGTTGAACTTGAATATATAGGTTCACCTTTGTATGTACCACCAAGTGCTAATCCTGATTACGAACCAAAATTTATAAACACAAAAGCATAA
- the fliW gene encoding flagellar assembly protein FliW, with protein MNINTKEFGEIEIQDNDIINFKGSIYGFEKYKKYVILNNSPEDSIMYLQSVENEDLHFVIVDPYAIFPLYTPILNDEDYKNLEITKGKHNKLKYMLIAVISENMKDSVVNLKSPIVINPDNRLAVQSILQNQDYCLRYPLFQKKEDGE; from the coding sequence ATGAACATTAATACAAAAGAATTTGGAGAAATAGAAATACAAGATAATGATATAATCAATTTTAAAGGTAGTATTTATGGCTTTGAGAAATATAAAAAGTATGTGATTCTCAACAATTCTCCGGAAGATAGTATAATGTATTTACAGTCAGTAGAGAATGAGGATTTACATTTTGTAATTGTTGATCCATATGCTATTTTTCCCTTGTACACTCCAATATTAAATGATGAAGATTATAAAAATCTTGAAATTACAAAAGGTAAACACAATAAACTAAAATATATGCTTATAGCTGTTATATCAGAAAATATGAAAGACTCAGTAGTAAATCTAAAAAGTCCTATAGTTATTAATCCGGATAATAGGTTGGCAGTACAGTCAATTTTGCAAAATCAAGATTACTGCTTAAGATATCCTCTATTTCAAAAAAAAGAGGATGGTGAATAA
- a CDS encoding carbon storage regulator, translated as MLVIKRKLNESILIGDNIEVIVSEISGDKIKLAISAPNDIKIMRKELKETLDFNKNATKVIGKSDISKLNEKLNK; from the coding sequence ATGCTAGTAATCAAAAGAAAGTTAAATGAATCAATATTAATTGGAGATAATATTGAGGTAATAGTTTCCGAAATTTCAGGAGATAAGATAAAGTTAGCTATAAGTGCACCGAATGATATAAAAATAATGAGAAAAGAACTAAAAGAAACTTTAGATTTTAATAAGAATGCTACAAAAGTAATCGGCAAGTCAGACATATCTAAGTTAAATGAAAAACTTAATAAGTAA
- the rplM gene encoding 50S ribosomal protein L13, with protein sequence MKSFIAKPNEVERKWYVINAEGKTLGRLSTEVAKLLRGKHKPIYTTHVDTGDHVIIVNCDKVVLTGKKLEQKMYRHHSGYMGGMTEIPYKHFMEDNADKAVYLAVKGMLPKNKLGRQMLKKLRVYAGPEHENQAQQPEVYEF encoded by the coding sequence ATGAAAAGCTTCATTGCAAAACCTAATGAAGTAGAAAGAAAATGGTATGTTATTAATGCCGAGGGAAAAACATTAGGTAGATTATCAACAGAAGTTGCTAAGCTTTTAAGAGGAAAGCATAAACCAATATATACTACACATGTAGACACAGGAGACCATGTAATAATAGTTAACTGTGACAAAGTAGTTTTAACAGGAAAGAAATTAGAACAAAAGATGTATAGACATCACTCGGGATACATGGGTGGAATGACAGAAATTCCTTACAAACATTTCATGGAAGATAATGCTGATAAAGCTGTTTACCTTGCAGTAAAAGGAATGCTTCCTAAAAATAAATTAGGAAGACAAATGCTTAAAAAATTAAGAGTATACGCAGGACCAGAGCATGAGAACCAAGCTCAACAACCTGAAGTATACGAGTTTTAA
- the rpsI gene encoding 30S ribosomal protein S9 yields MKAQYIGTGRRKKAIARVRLVPGTGKITINKRDIENFFNYETLRVVVKEPLMITDTLSQYDVLVNVHGGGYTGQAGAIRHGISRALLQADAELRPILKKAGFLTRDPRMKERKKYGLKKARKASQFSKR; encoded by the coding sequence ATGAAAGCACAATACATTGGTACTGGTAGAAGAAAAAAAGCAATTGCTAGAGTAAGATTAGTTCCAGGAACTGGAAAAATAACTATAAATAAAAGAGATATTGAAAACTTTTTTAACTATGAAACATTAAGAGTTGTAGTTAAAGAACCATTAATGATAACTGATACATTAAGCCAATATGACGTATTAGTAAACGTACATGGTGGAGGATACACTGGTCAAGCTGGAGCAATCCGTCACGGTATATCAAGAGCCTTATTACAAGCTGATGCTGAATTAAGACCAATACTTAAAAAAGCAGGTTTCTTAACAAGAGACCCAAGAATGAAAGAAAGAAAGAAATACGGTCTTAAAAAAGCTAGAAAAGCTTCACAATTTAGCAAGAGATAG
- a CDS encoding QueT transporter family protein: MDKNKVKFITKSAIVAALYAAITFAFAGLSYGQIQFRISEILVLLVFVDRKYFWGLVLGCIISNAASPLGIVDVFAGTLATSIALAFIIFVREKLGDNNKALIIASLGPVISNAIIVGIELTVLFKEMPFIINAAYVALGEFVVVTIAGVVVFAKMKNVIKKVASF; encoded by the coding sequence ATGGATAAAAACAAAGTAAAATTTATAACAAAGTCTGCTATAGTTGCAGCACTTTATGCAGCAATCACATTTGCGTTTGCAGGACTATCATATGGACAAATTCAATTCAGGATATCTGAGATATTAGTTCTATTAGTATTTGTTGACAGAAAATATTTCTGGGGATTAGTATTAGGTTGTATTATATCAAATGCAGCTAGTCCACTTGGAATTGTAGATGTTTTTGCAGGAACATTGGCTACATCTATAGCATTAGCATTTATTATTTTTGTTAGAGAAAAACTTGGCGATAACAATAAAGCTTTAATCATTGCAAGTCTTGGACCTGTAATATCAAATGCAATTATTGTAGGTATAGAGTTAACTGTTCTATTCAAAGAAATGCCTTTTATAATCAATGCGGCATATGTAGCGTTAGGTGAATTTGTAGTAGTAACAATAGCTGGAGTAGTAGTTTTTGCTAAAATGAAAAATGTAATAAAAAAAGTAGCAAGTTTCTAA
- a CDS encoding MerR family transcriptional regulator, which produces MKNYYKINEISTLYNIGKDSLRYYEKIGILKPKREDNGYRLYSIQDIWRLNIIKDLRNLNFSMNKIKEYLENRTIENTLDILNQEIDLITKSINKLNYQKSSIKERMKSLQEDFKDPEKEIIDLKHFDERKVIMLNDNFSRDEEADFLIKKLHKKYENKLYLLGNNYVGVTMNATDVINKIYNSYTSVFFILNKNDKNYDFVLPEGDYVTLQYNGDYSRTKEFLPKMISFINENNMEVLSDPIELYKIDVHETSDVSQYLTQLQILVKKA; this is translated from the coding sequence ATGAAAAATTATTATAAAATTAATGAAATATCTACCCTTTACAACATAGGAAAAGACTCTTTGAGGTACTATGAAAAAATAGGTATATTAAAACCTAAACGTGAAGATAATGGTTACAGACTATATAGTATTCAAGATATATGGAGACTTAATATTATAAAAGATTTAAGAAATTTGAATTTTTCTATGAATAAAATCAAGGAATATTTGGAAAATCGTACTATTGAAAATACTCTTGATATTCTTAACCAAGAAATAGATTTAATAACCAAAAGCATTAATAAGCTTAATTATCAAAAAAGCTCTATTAAAGAAAGAATGAAGTCCTTACAAGAAGATTTTAAGGATCCTGAAAAGGAAATTATAGATTTAAAGCATTTTGATGAACGTAAGGTTATTATGCTTAATGATAATTTTTCTCGTGATGAAGAGGCTGATTTTTTGATTAAAAAACTTCATAAAAAGTATGAAAACAAATTATATCTTCTTGGCAATAACTACGTTGGTGTAACAATGAATGCTACCGATGTTATCAATAAAATTTACAATTCCTACACATCTGTATTTTTCATTTTGAACAAGAATGATAAAAATTATGATTTTGTTTTGCCTGAGGGAGATTATGTTACTCTCCAATATAACGGTGATTATAGTAGAACTAAAGAATTCCTCCCTAAAATGATTTCTTTTATAAATGAAAATAACATGGAAGTTTTATCTGACCCTATTGAGCTATATAAAATTGATGTGCATGAAACAAGCGATGTTAGTCAATATTTAACTCAACTACAAATATTAGTTAAAAAAGCTTAA
- the efp gene encoding elongation factor P, with translation MISASDFKKGVTMVWNDGLWQIADFQHVKPGKGAAFVRTTLKNIKTGATRVETFNPADKFPKAHIETKEMQYIYNDGELYYFMDLESFEQIPLNFEQVEVAIKYIKENENAIMRFYEGKPFEVQAPNFVELEVVETEPGFKGDTATGANKPAKLETGAVVNVPLFIETGDVLKIDTRTGDYLSRV, from the coding sequence ATGATTTCAGCAAGTGATTTTAAAAAGGGTGTCACTATGGTGTGGAATGACGGACTTTGGCAAATAGCTGATTTTCAACATGTTAAGCCTGGTAAAGGTGCTGCATTTGTAAGAACAACATTAAAAAATATTAAGACAGGTGCAACTAGAGTAGAAACTTTTAATCCTGCAGATAAGTTTCCTAAGGCTCATATTGAAACAAAAGAAATGCAATATATATATAATGATGGTGAATTATATTATTTCATGGATCTTGAAAGCTTTGAACAGATTCCACTTAACTTTGAACAAGTTGAAGTAGCTATCAAATATATAAAAGAGAATGAAAATGCTATCATGAGATTTTATGAAGGCAAGCCTTTTGAAGTTCAAGCTCCAAATTTTGTTGAGTTAGAAGTTGTAGAAACTGAACCTGGTTTTAAAGGTGACACTGCCACTGGTGCAAATAAACCTGCTAAGTTGGAAACAGGTGCTGTTGTTAACGTACCGCTTTTCATTGAAACTGGAGATGTTTTGAAAATTGATACAAGAACAGGCGATTACTTATCTAGAGTATAA
- a CDS encoding CD1247 N-terminal domain-containing protein → MDFLFEKIAYLKGLAEGLDVSENTKEGKLFKAMIDVLEEITNNIDELVEDQDEVNEYLDLLDEDLSKVEGEIFGEYDIDEDFEFDEDDFEDECECSCGCDCE, encoded by the coding sequence ATGGATTTTTTATTTGAAAAAATTGCTTACCTTAAAGGTTTAGCAGAAGGTTTAGACGTATCTGAAAATACAAAAGAAGGTAAACTTTTCAAAGCTATGATTGATGTACTAGAAGAAATTACTAACAACATAGACGAATTAGTTGAAGACCAAGATGAAGTTAATGAATACTTAGATCTTTTAGATGAAGATTTATCAAAAGTAGAAGGCGAAATTTTCGGAGAATATGACATAGACGAAGACTTTGAATTTGATGAAGATGATTTTGAAGACGAATGTGAATGTAGTTGCGGATGCGACTGCGAATAA
- a CDS encoding sigma-E processing peptidase SpoIIGA yields MEYYIEYIIFQEFVIDFILLYTTALLLKKKIKFKRIIMAAMVGVLYTVLVFMIEREFLNYFIIKFLVSVLMLTIAHSPHGFLGYIKTIICFYILSILTFGIVIISYYIFKSRLTIILLLATLFAVYLLFKILFFEIRKNNDNADYLREVSIFLNGNKVNLTGYIDTGNELTETLTNRPVIIVKRDSLKPLFDEKTIDEISFAYSNGTEAIMDFLLNKLQNYNFRILKYGTISSKNEYMLCLVPDKIVVKNKDKCFIVDCVIGIHDGLLNDEDNYQALLFKKLLSWEGESFNANEYF; encoded by the coding sequence TTGGAATATTATATAGAATATATTATTTTTCAAGAATTCGTCATTGACTTCATATTGCTATATACTACTGCTTTGCTATTGAAAAAAAAGATTAAATTTAAACGAATTATAATGGCAGCAATGGTAGGAGTGTTGTATACAGTATTAGTTTTCATGATTGAAAGAGAATTTTTAAATTATTTTATAATTAAATTCCTTGTTTCTGTGTTGATGCTTACAATTGCACATTCACCTCATGGATTTTTAGGATATATTAAAACTATAATTTGTTTTTATATTCTTTCAATTTTAACATTTGGCATAGTAATTATTTCCTATTATATTTTTAAAAGTAGATTGACGATAATCTTGTTGTTAGCTACGTTATTTGCTGTATATTTGCTATTTAAAATATTATTTTTTGAAATTAGAAAAAATAACGACAATGCAGATTATTTAAGAGAAGTAAGTATATTTTTAAATGGAAATAAAGTAAATTTAACTGGTTATATTGATACTGGTAATGAACTTACTGAAACACTTACCAATAGGCCTGTGATTATTGTTAAAAGGGATAGTTTAAAGCCTTTGTTTGATGAGAAAACTATTGATGAAATCTCATTCGCATATAGTAATGGTACTGAAGCTATAATGGATTTTTTGTTAAATAAATTACAAAATTATAATTTTAGAATTTTAAAGTATGGGACTATTAGTAGTAAAAACGAGTATATGTTATGCTTAGTTCCAGATAAAATTGTCGTTAAGAACAAGGATAAGTGCTTTATAGTTGATTGTGTGATTGGTATTCATGATGGATTATTAAACGATGAAGATAATTATCAAGCTTTATTATTTAAAAAACTATTAAGTTGGGAGGGTGAAAGTTTTAATGCAAATGAATATTTTTAA
- the sigE gene encoding RNA polymerase sporulation sigma factor SigE, which produces MNIFKRIYIRIYTELIKKLKINKKVYYIGGSDSLPPPLGIEEEKELLIKKDICSQSKSTLIEHNLRLVVYIAKKFESSGINVEDLISIGTIGLIKAVNTFKIEKNIKLATYASKCIENEILMYLRRICKMKTEISLDEPLNIDWDGNELLLSDILGTEEDVIFKDLENEIDLNLLDDSIKKLNNREFLIMKLRFGLKGSKSYTQKEVADMLGISQSYISRLEKKILKRLKKEISKVV; this is translated from the coding sequence ATGAATATTTTTAAAAGAATTTACATAAGAATATATACAGAATTAATAAAAAAACTAAAGATTAATAAGAAAGTATATTACATTGGTGGAAGCGATTCGTTACCTCCTCCATTAGGTATAGAAGAAGAAAAAGAACTTTTAATTAAAAAAGATATATGCTCTCAGTCTAAATCTACACTTATTGAGCACAATTTGAGATTAGTTGTATATATTGCTAAAAAATTTGAATCGTCAGGTATAAATGTAGAAGATTTAATATCTATAGGTACTATTGGCTTAATTAAGGCCGTTAATACGTTCAAAATCGAAAAAAATATTAAACTGGCTACTTATGCTTCAAAATGTATTGAAAACGAAATATTGATGTATTTAAGAAGAATTTGCAAAATGAAAACAGAGATATCATTAGATGAACCATTGAACATTGATTGGGATGGAAATGAACTTTTATTATCTGATATTTTAGGTACTGAAGAAGATGTTATTTTTAAGGATTTGGAGAATGAAATTGATTTAAATTTACTAGATGATTCTATCAAAAAGCTTAATAATAGAGAATTCTTAATTATGAAGCTTAGATTTGGATTAAAAGGTAGTAAAAGCTATACTCAAAAAGAGGTTGCTGACATGTTAGGTATTTCACAGTCGTACATATCAAGACTTGAGAAGAAAATACTTAAAAGATTAAAAAAGGAAATCAGTAAAGTGGTATAA